The following coding sequences are from one Candidatus Acidiferrales bacterium window:
- a CDS encoding helix-turn-helix transcriptional regulator: protein MISANIKRGSAELAILSVLAERPLHGYEIARRIERQTHGALRFTLASLYPLLYRMESRGWLKAAWEETPAGRARRYYRLAASGRRKLAPLRKEWRELFRALGRLAEAHHA, encoded by the coding sequence ATGATCAGCGCAAACATCAAACGCGGCAGCGCCGAGCTGGCGATTCTTTCCGTTCTCGCCGAGCGCCCGCTGCACGGCTACGAAATCGCGCGCCGCATCGAGCGCCAGACGCATGGCGCATTGCGTTTCACTTTGGCTTCGCTCTATCCGCTGCTCTATCGCATGGAATCGCGCGGCTGGCTCAAGGCTGCCTGGGAAGAAACGCCCGCGGGACGCGCGCGCCGTTATTACCGTCTCGCGGCCAGTGGACGCCGGAAACTCGCGCCGCTGCGCAAAGAATGGCGCGAACTTTTCCGTGCTCTCGGCCGTCTCGCGGAGGCTCACCATGCCTGA
- a CDS encoding zinc ribbon domain-containing protein: MECPKCKAQNPDTEQFCRRCHMTLRYKCPACGVSQRHGGTCDACGVDFAKYALMMVANEKSRSERVHEQSRERGSLWRQVFLLPVTGGFSLIRYFLGRGRA; encoded by the coding sequence ATGGAATGCCCCAAATGCAAGGCGCAGAATCCGGATACGGAGCAGTTCTGCCGCCGCTGCCACATGACGCTGCGCTATAAATGCCCGGCCTGCGGCGTTTCGCAACGGCACGGCGGGACATGCGACGCCTGCGGCGTGGACTTCGCCAAGTACGCCCTGATGATGGTGGCCAACGAAAAATCGCGCTCGGAGCGCGTGCACGAACAAAGCCGCGAGCGCGGGTCGCTCTGGAGACAGGTGTTTCTTTTGCCGGTCACCGGCGGATTTTCGCTGATCCGGTATTTCCTTGGCCGCGGACGCGCGTAG
- a CDS encoding ADOP family duplicated permease translates to MSILYDLKVATRSLSRARALWLTVAVTLALGIGANSAIFTVVRGVLLRPLANRDEDHLLYIRQSAPGMGVENATFSIPEIQDIGARLKTIKEFGTFSEIDFTVLGLGEAREVHAGVVDGNYFDVMGLHPVLGRLLGPGDDGPNAAGAVVLTYRFWTTDLHSDPSVLGKTVRLGSIQGTRSATIIGVLQPSVPYPVETQLIANIVTSPHHLSATMVQGREHRMTEVFGRLAPGSTLDAARVELRVVYGAMLSAHPEVYKSQDQWQIGATLMHDQINSRAETILWILFAASGLLFIIAGSNVANLILARTVRRESEIAIRSALGASTAALRRSLLAESLLLCGSGALLGVIIAAPMARILARYAARFSVRAIDMPIDFSLVWMGVGLALIAAVFLAFVPRLPSGDSSRGFSLSTNGTRVTGGSKRRLRIFAVTQIAASFLLLAGAGALLRTLLKLEKTQPPFETAHVLAVDLPVMTEGRTPDQVRDFYRRVQTQVSELPGVVSASQGFGVPWRDTNALQIKFQFAVEGATRENGQEDLRANFRSIAPGYFQTLGVPIIEGRDFNASDREGAEPVVIVSKSIADQLFPGEDALNHQLRWTDGVMKFIGIAYAPRRIIGVVPDFDDENIIPMPSMTVYQPADQEGWAGRLFVRTKGDPYALVPTLTQMIHQMSYNQPVEQASTLQDIRTQVMSPDRLNALVFGGFAGLALLISIVGVAGVLAFSVSGRTREFGIRIALGAHPRRILTNVLWEGVVIACLGVAAGFLLGFGLERILGNAVAQLESPGAVPLILSSAVILAAAALACAVPAMRAAAVDPVQALRSE, encoded by the coding sequence ATGTCAATTCTCTACGATCTGAAAGTCGCGACGCGGTCGCTGTCTCGCGCTCGCGCGTTATGGCTCACCGTAGCCGTCACTCTGGCCCTCGGCATCGGCGCGAACTCCGCCATCTTCACGGTGGTTCGCGGCGTCCTCCTCCGGCCGCTGGCCAATCGCGACGAAGACCATCTGCTCTACATTCGCCAGAGCGCTCCCGGCATGGGCGTCGAGAACGCCACCTTCTCCATTCCCGAAATTCAGGATATCGGTGCGCGCCTCAAGACCATCAAGGAGTTTGGTACTTTCTCTGAGATCGACTTCACCGTCCTCGGTCTTGGCGAAGCGCGCGAGGTTCACGCCGGCGTCGTCGACGGCAATTATTTCGACGTCATGGGCCTGCATCCTGTTCTCGGTCGCCTGCTTGGTCCCGGCGATGATGGCCCCAACGCCGCCGGCGCCGTTGTGCTGACGTATCGTTTCTGGACCACGGATCTGCATTCCGATCCTTCCGTGCTCGGCAAGACCGTCCGCCTCGGCAGCATCCAGGGAACGCGCTCGGCGACCATCATCGGCGTCCTCCAGCCTTCCGTGCCGTACCCGGTGGAAACGCAGCTCATCGCCAACATCGTCACCAGCCCGCATCATCTTTCGGCCACCATGGTTCAGGGCCGCGAGCATCGCATGACGGAAGTCTTTGGCCGCCTCGCCCCGGGCTCCACGCTCGATGCCGCGCGCGTCGAACTTCGCGTCGTCTATGGCGCCATGCTGTCCGCGCATCCTGAGGTGTACAAGTCGCAAGACCAGTGGCAAATCGGCGCCACGCTCATGCACGACCAGATCAACTCGCGCGCGGAGACCATCCTGTGGATTTTGTTCGCGGCTTCCGGTCTGCTCTTTATCATCGCTGGCTCCAACGTCGCCAATCTGATTCTCGCGCGCACCGTGCGCCGCGAATCCGAAATCGCCATCCGCTCCGCGCTCGGCGCGTCCACAGCTGCGCTGCGCCGTTCGCTGCTGGCGGAAAGCCTGCTCCTGTGCGGCAGCGGAGCGCTTCTGGGTGTGATTATCGCCGCGCCGATGGCCAGGATCCTCGCGCGCTATGCGGCGCGTTTTTCCGTGCGGGCGATCGACATGCCCATTGATTTCAGCCTCGTGTGGATGGGAGTCGGCCTCGCGCTGATTGCTGCCGTTTTTCTCGCATTTGTTCCGCGCCTTCCGTCTGGCGATTCCTCGCGCGGCTTCAGCCTCTCGACGAATGGCACGCGCGTCACCGGCGGAAGCAAGCGCCGCCTGCGCATTTTTGCTGTGACGCAGATCGCCGCCTCGTTTCTCTTGCTCGCCGGAGCCGGCGCGCTGCTGCGCACTCTCCTGAAACTCGAAAAAACGCAGCCTCCCTTCGAGACCGCGCACGTCCTCGCCGTGGATTTGCCGGTGATGACCGAGGGCCGCACGCCGGATCAGGTGCGCGATTTTTATCGCCGCGTGCAGACTCAGGTCAGCGAGCTTCCCGGCGTCGTCAGCGCCTCCCAGGGCTTCGGCGTTCCGTGGCGTGACACCAACGCCCTGCAAATCAAATTTCAATTTGCCGTCGAAGGCGCCACGCGCGAAAACGGCCAGGAAGATTTGCGCGCGAACTTCCGCTCCATCGCGCCCGGCTATTTTCAGACTCTCGGCGTGCCCATCATCGAAGGCCGCGATTTCAATGCCAGCGATCGCGAAGGCGCCGAGCCTGTGGTCATCGTCAGCAAAAGCATCGCCGATCAGTTATTTCCCGGCGAAGACGCGCTCAATCATCAACTGCGCTGGACTGACGGCGTGATGAAATTCATCGGCATCGCCTACGCGCCGCGCCGCATCATCGGCGTCGTTCCGGATTTCGACGATGAAAACATCATTCCCATGCCTTCGATGACCGTCTATCAGCCCGCCGATCAGGAAGGCTGGGCGGGCCGCCTCTTCGTGCGCACCAAGGGCGATCCTTACGCCCTCGTTCCCACGCTCACGCAGATGATTCATCAGATGTCCTACAACCAGCCCGTCGAGCAGGCCAGCACGCTGCAGGATATTCGCACCCAGGTGATGTCGCCGGATCGCTTGAACGCCCTTGTCTTCGGAGGCTTCGCCGGTCTCGCGCTTTTGATTTCCATCGTTGGCGTCGCCGGCGTTCTGGCTTTCTCGGTCAGCGGACGCACGCGCGAATTCGGCATCCGCATCGCCTTGGGCGCGCATCCGCGCAGGATTTTGACGAACGTCCTGTGGGAAGGCGTGGTCATCGCCTGCCTCGGTGTTGCGGCGGGGTTTCTGCTGGGCTTCGGCCTCGAGCGCATCCTCGGCAATGCCGTCGCCCAATTGGAATCGCCTGGCGCCGTGCCTCTCATTCTTTCCTCCGCCGTGATTCTGGCCGCTGCGGCGCTGGCCTGCGCGGTTCCGGCCATGCGCGCCGCCGCCGTGGATCCCGTGCAAGCCTTGCGCTCCGAATAA
- a CDS encoding MoaD/ThiS family protein: MSSQPHATARSTVTVALPAHLRTLAHVNGDLKLEVQGPVTLRSVLDAIEARYPMLQGTIRDHATHERRAYVRFFACAQDYSHVSQDTPLPEAVASGAEPFLVIGAIAGG, from the coding sequence ATGAGTTCGCAGCCGCACGCAACGGCTCGTTCGACGGTCACCGTCGCGCTTCCCGCGCATCTGCGCACGCTCGCGCACGTCAATGGCGATCTGAAGCTCGAAGTTCAAGGCCCGGTCACGCTGCGCTCTGTCCTCGACGCCATCGAGGCGCGCTATCCCATGCTGCAAGGCACGATTCGCGACCACGCCACGCACGAGCGCCGTGCCTACGTCCGCTTTTTCGCTTGCGCCCAGGATTATTCGCACGTGTCTCAGGATACGCCGCTGCCAGAAGCCGTCGCATCTGGCGCGGAACCGTTTCTTGTCATCGGCGCCATCGCCGGCGGCTAG
- a CDS encoding VOC family protein translates to MQLIAHVNFNGNCEEAFNLYAQALGGKIQSISRYSDAPGRQDVPPEWGSKVMHVMLVAGDQTLMGCDAPPSHYHTPAGIIVTIQLNDIAATERIYNALTEGAKISMPLQETFWSPRFGMFTDRFGIPWMVNCRQVAQQSA, encoded by the coding sequence ATGCAACTCATCGCGCACGTGAATTTCAACGGTAATTGCGAAGAGGCATTCAATCTCTACGCGCAGGCCCTCGGCGGCAAAATCCAGTCCATCAGTCGCTATTCCGACGCGCCCGGCCGGCAGGATGTCCCGCCGGAGTGGGGGAGCAAGGTCATGCACGTCATGCTCGTCGCCGGCGATCAGACGCTTATGGGCTGCGACGCGCCTCCGTCGCATTACCACACGCCCGCCGGAATTATTGTCACGATTCAACTCAACGACATTGCCGCCACCGAGCGCATCTACAATGCCCTCACCGAAGGCGCGAAGATCAGCATGCCGCTGCAGGAGACGTTCTGGTCCCCGCGCTTCGGCATGTTCACGGATCGCTTCGGCATTCCCTGGATGGTGAATTGCCGGCAGGTCGCGCAGCAATCCGCGTGA
- a CDS encoding helix-turn-helix domain-containing protein, producing MPTNQSSPKSKPPASAYSYSEHRSGCPVNISLELVGDRWSLLIVRDVMVRAYHSFKQFQQSGEGIATNILTDRLRKLQAGGILVAEPDPADGRRVGYYLTEKGIDLAPVILDLLVWATNHEHTGAASELVTKMAENRSAVIAEVRRRWRARDPVGFLPSFVAAAAGTLQFESRDAKPRTIRWPWGLNVQADRSQQGFPLWLVRNPYEGGAATPQYGHA from the coding sequence GTGCCAACGAACCAATCCAGCCCGAAATCCAAGCCTCCGGCTTCAGCGTATTCTTATTCGGAGCATCGTTCGGGCTGCCCGGTGAACATCTCCCTCGAACTTGTCGGCGACCGCTGGTCGCTGCTCATCGTTCGTGACGTCATGGTTCGCGCCTATCACAGCTTCAAGCAATTCCAGCAATCCGGCGAAGGCATCGCCACGAATATTTTGACCGATCGCCTCCGCAAGCTTCAGGCGGGTGGCATCCTCGTTGCCGAGCCTGATCCGGCCGATGGCCGCCGCGTCGGTTATTACCTCACGGAGAAGGGAATCGACCTCGCGCCCGTCATCCTGGATCTCCTCGTTTGGGCCACAAATCACGAACATACCGGCGCGGCCTCGGAATTGGTGACGAAAATGGCCGAAAATCGCAGCGCGGTCATCGCCGAAGTTCGCCGCCGCTGGCGCGCGCGCGATCCCGTAGGATTTTTGCCGAGCTTCGTGGCTGCCGCCGCCGGGACCTTGCAGTTTGAGAGCCGCGATGCGAAGCCCCGCACCATCCGGTGGCCATGGGGATTGAATGTGCAAGCCGATCGTTCCCAGCAGGGTTTTCCTCTGTGGCTCGTGCGAAATCCATACGAGGGAGGCGCGGCGACCCCGCAATACGGACACGCATGA
- a CDS encoding outer membrane beta-barrel protein, whose amino-acid sequence MMKKLIWIALAFCLVAMTSHAQDVPKADVAFGYSYLHVNGSNGASGLNTNGFSGSAAYNITSMFGVVGDFGVYHGTESGVGLTFESYMFGPRVSFRSSDRFVPFVQALFGGAHQNSITSGGVTVPGSSNFAYSFGGGTDIGIAKDGKIALRPQFDYVGVNTSGSQTKTERVTISIVFNLGQK is encoded by the coding sequence ATGATGAAGAAGCTCATTTGGATAGCCCTTGCCTTCTGCCTGGTGGCCATGACTTCGCATGCGCAGGATGTGCCCAAGGCGGACGTAGCCTTCGGTTATTCGTACCTGCACGTCAATGGCTCAAACGGCGCGTCTGGCCTGAACACAAACGGGTTTAGCGGTTCGGCAGCCTACAACATTACCAGCATGTTCGGCGTCGTTGGCGATTTCGGCGTCTATCACGGGACGGAAAGCGGAGTCGGCCTGACGTTCGAGTCGTATATGTTTGGACCTCGCGTTTCGTTCCGCTCGAGTGATAGGTTCGTGCCGTTCGTTCAGGCGTTGTTCGGCGGCGCCCATCAAAACTCCATCACTTCCGGAGGCGTCACCGTCCCGGGAAGCAGCAACTTTGCCTATAGCTTTGGTGGCGGTACAGACATAGGCATCGCCAAAGACGGCAAAATCGCGCTACGACCGCAGTTTGATTATGTTGGTGTCAATACGAGCGGCTCCCAAACCAAGACCGAACGCGTCACCATTAGCATCGTTTTCAACCTCGGCCAGAAGTAA
- a CDS encoding cytochrome c — translation MKGFMLGVLVTLFVAIGAGLYVAETGRMDMRADQQPSATETRLAMHALDESVDRSAPHLTNPRPPTEANLVHGATIYLEHCAMCHGDPVHTRSPLADTLNPPAPQFAEDAPDMPAYQNYYITAHGIRWTGMPGWKNVLRDDEIWDAVTFLSHMGNLPPAAKSIFALNGQTTAAPGKRTK, via the coding sequence ATGAAGGGTTTTATGCTCGGAGTGCTGGTGACACTTTTCGTCGCAATTGGCGCGGGACTTTACGTTGCCGAGACGGGGCGTATGGACATGCGCGCGGATCAGCAACCTTCCGCTACGGAGACGCGGCTGGCGATGCATGCACTGGATGAAAGCGTGGATCGCAGCGCGCCGCACTTGACGAATCCCCGCCCGCCGACAGAAGCGAATCTGGTGCACGGCGCCACGATTTATCTGGAGCATTGCGCGATGTGCCATGGCGATCCGGTGCATACGCGCTCGCCGCTGGCGGATACGCTCAATCCCCCGGCGCCGCAGTTCGCCGAGGATGCGCCGGACATGCCGGCTTATCAGAACTACTACATCACGGCGCATGGAATCCGCTGGACAGGCATGCCGGGATGGAAAAATGTGCTGCGCGACGACGAGATTTGGGACGCAGTGACATTTCTTTCGCACATGGGAAACCTGCCTCCGGCAGCGAAATCCATTTTCGCGCTGAATGGACAAACGACGGCTGCTCCGGGAAAGCGCACAAAGTGA
- a CDS encoding M48 family metalloprotease — MNRANGWARKSLVSILSGLLILMPALSQAAYCKQQAPSTAPAKLPLRSYLDKSYLDIFTVAPELHFTAAEIKNQRMALTNGKAACVKRFKSHAKNYDNQINDAQKQLKQTTAKISEAERKDMHCRIQNLDLLKSEAQVLSQQAIPTAYDNLAAKLDIIENWPAAHALIEQQLASGAYNERRWGDIKDIGFRTIAVNPQDDIRVGEDAVRELHQKGLLPPELPDKAIQDYVNGVAQDIARHSDWKLPLHVTVLQSREVNAFALPGGYLFVERGLLEEADDESELAGVLAHEVSHDVARHSNKLMKRATVAGIFYQVAQIGAIVLTGGAAGIGLAYALQYGFYGLGMMIDLKLLGVSRDYELEADQLGVQYAWNAGYDPTGFTRFFDKMATHAGYVNSASWFRTHPPFYRRMVDAQREILFLPKKENLVVQTAAFEKMKTELAPIAAQADIEEVGKPSLLTREKGCAPPKKLEYKPGQPIEDLCATGLVISPAPKAAPKKQ, encoded by the coding sequence ATGAATCGCGCGAATGGCTGGGCGAGAAAATCCCTCGTATCGATTCTTTCCGGGCTGCTGATTCTAATGCCGGCACTTTCACAGGCTGCGTATTGCAAGCAGCAAGCGCCAAGCACGGCTCCGGCAAAACTTCCGCTGCGAAGCTACCTCGACAAATCGTATCTCGACATTTTCACTGTCGCGCCGGAGCTGCATTTCACGGCAGCGGAGATCAAAAACCAGCGCATGGCGCTCACCAACGGCAAAGCGGCGTGCGTGAAGCGCTTCAAAAGCCACGCCAAGAATTACGACAACCAGATCAACGATGCACAGAAGCAATTGAAGCAGACCACGGCGAAGATCAGCGAAGCCGAGCGAAAAGATATGCATTGCCGGATTCAGAATCTCGATTTATTGAAGAGCGAAGCGCAGGTTCTCTCGCAACAGGCCATCCCCACTGCGTATGACAATCTCGCCGCGAAACTGGACATCATCGAAAACTGGCCCGCGGCACACGCGCTCATCGAGCAGCAGCTTGCGAGCGGCGCCTATAACGAGCGGCGCTGGGGAGACATCAAAGACATCGGTTTCCGCACAATCGCTGTCAATCCGCAGGACGATATCCGCGTCGGCGAGGATGCTGTACGCGAACTGCATCAAAAGGGACTCCTGCCACCGGAGCTGCCCGACAAAGCGATACAAGATTATGTGAATGGAGTTGCGCAGGATATCGCGCGCCATTCCGACTGGAAGCTGCCGCTGCACGTGACCGTGCTGCAATCGCGCGAAGTGAATGCCTTCGCACTGCCGGGCGGATACCTTTTCGTCGAGCGCGGCCTGCTGGAAGAAGCCGACGACGAGTCGGAACTGGCGGGCGTGCTGGCGCATGAAGTCTCACATGATGTGGCGCGGCACAGCAATAAATTGATGAAGCGCGCCACGGTTGCCGGCATTTTTTATCAGGTTGCGCAAATCGGAGCGATTGTACTGACGGGCGGCGCCGCGGGAATCGGCCTGGCGTATGCATTGCAGTATGGATTTTACGGACTCGGAATGATGATCGACCTGAAGCTGCTGGGCGTCAGCCGGGATTACGAACTCGAAGCGGATCAGCTCGGCGTGCAGTACGCGTGGAATGCCGGATACGATCCCACAGGGTTTACGCGCTTTTTTGACAAAATGGCCACGCACGCGGGCTACGTGAATAGCGCCAGCTGGTTCCGCACTCATCCTCCGTTTTATCGCCGGATGGTGGATGCGCAGCGAGAGATTCTGTTTCTGCCGAAGAAGGAAAACCTCGTCGTTCAGACGGCTGCGTTTGAAAAAATGAAAACGGAATTGGCGCCTATCGCCGCGCAAGCGGACATTGAAGAAGTCGGCAAACCCAGTCTGCTGACGCGCGAAAAAGGCTGCGCGCCGCCAAAAAAGTTGGAATACAAGCCCGGCCAGCCCATCGAGGATCTCTGTGCGACCGGACTGGTGATTTCTCCGGCGCCCAAGGCTGCGCCCAAAAAACAATAA
- a CDS encoding APC family permease: MSASIPAAAAPSNRRSGRLFSRSKLSVLPLAAATFFMVSGGPYGLEDVVRMAGYAGAIAILLLTPLLWSVPTAMMVSELSSAIPEEGGFYIWVQRGMGRFWGFQEVWLTLAGSIFEMALYPTLFVDYMGHFAPALVSGHRAIVIELALIVVCTAWNLLGARAVGDGSIWMAALLLGPFAILAAIAFAHAGTFSPAHASADASPGVMQRDILGGILIAMWNYMGWDNTSTIAEEVTQPQRTYPLVMLITVIFITASYIIPVSAVARSGIAATGWTTGGWVDIGRILGGESLSIAIAVGGAIGAIGTFNALTLSFSRLPLVMAQDGYLPRIFARTSAKSGLPWVAIVVCSVGWAACLFLNFERLVIIDVLLTGLSILLEFWALAGLRLREPDLPRPYRVPGGLLGTIVIGIPPLALMVAAFVRNRTEAIGRSSSLTVALVLIALGPALYFLARPRAKSAPLDAETKVESEKI, encoded by the coding sequence ATGAGCGCTTCCATCCCCGCGGCTGCGGCGCCCTCGAATCGCCGTAGCGGTCGCCTTTTCTCTCGCAGCAAACTCAGCGTGCTTCCGCTTGCCGCCGCCACTTTTTTTATGGTCTCCGGCGGGCCGTACGGCCTCGAAGACGTCGTGCGCATGGCGGGCTACGCCGGCGCGATCGCGATTCTGCTGCTCACGCCGCTGCTCTGGAGCGTTCCCACAGCGATGATGGTCAGCGAGCTTTCCAGCGCCATTCCCGAAGAAGGCGGCTTCTACATCTGGGTGCAGCGCGGCATGGGACGCTTCTGGGGATTTCAGGAAGTGTGGCTCACGCTCGCCGGAAGCATCTTCGAAATGGCGCTGTATCCGACGCTCTTCGTCGACTACATGGGCCATTTCGCGCCCGCGCTCGTCTCGGGGCATCGCGCCATCGTCATCGAACTCGCACTCATCGTTGTGTGCACGGCGTGGAACCTGCTCGGTGCGCGCGCCGTCGGCGATGGTTCGATCTGGATGGCCGCGCTGCTCCTTGGCCCGTTCGCCATTCTGGCGGCCATTGCTTTCGCGCACGCCGGCACATTTTCTCCCGCGCACGCTTCGGCCGACGCATCGCCGGGCGTCATGCAGCGCGACATCCTCGGCGGCATCCTCATCGCCATGTGGAATTACATGGGCTGGGATAATACTTCGACCATCGCGGAAGAAGTCACGCAGCCCCAGCGCACGTATCCTCTCGTCATGCTCATCACTGTGATTTTCATCACTGCGAGCTACATCATCCCCGTCAGCGCCGTCGCGCGCTCCGGCATCGCCGCCACGGGCTGGACCACCGGCGGCTGGGTGGACATTGGCCGTATCCTCGGCGGCGAATCGCTTTCCATCGCCATCGCTGTTGGCGGCGCTATTGGCGCCATCGGAACGTTTAACGCGCTGACGCTTTCTTTTTCGCGTCTGCCGCTCGTGATGGCGCAGGATGGTTACTTGCCGCGCATCTTCGCGCGCACGTCCGCGAAATCCGGTTTGCCGTGGGTGGCGATCGTGGTTTGCTCCGTCGGCTGGGCCGCGTGTTTGTTTCTGAATTTCGAGCGCCTCGTCATCATTGACGTGCTTTTGACCGGCCTGAGCATTCTGCTCGAATTTTGGGCGCTCGCGGGTCTTCGCCTTCGCGAACCGGATTTGCCGCGGCCTTATCGCGTCCCCGGCGGTCTGCTCGGCACGATTGTCATCGGCATTCCGCCGCTCGCGCTGATGGTCGCCGCGTTCGTGCGCAATCGCACCGAAGCCATCGGCCGTTCGAGCTCGCTCACCGTCGCTCTCGTCCTCATCGCTCTCGGCCCGGCGCTCTATTTCCTCGCCCGCCCGCGCGCAAAGTCCGCACCCCTCGACGCCGAGACAAAGGTCGAAAGCGAAAAGATATGA
- a CDS encoding DUF1059 domain-containing protein, with amino-acid sequence MPKTLRCTDLIPGCDFVARGESEDEVVARIAEHVRTKHRLRAITPEILKQMRASVYDEKASAA; translated from the coding sequence ATGCCGAAGACCCTCCGCTGCACGGATCTCATTCCCGGCTGTGATTTCGTCGCGCGCGGCGAATCCGAAGACGAAGTCGTTGCGCGCATTGCCGAGCACGTCCGCACGAAGCATCGCCTCCGCGCCATCACGCCGGAAATCTTGAAGCAGATGCGCGCGTCCGTGTACGACGAAAAAGCCAGCGCCGCGTGA
- a CDS encoding glycosyltransferase family 39 protein, with the protein MLNQPARRHRKLLLMVVAALAIRLVVMSFLYPGHLNPARDHWKFAGETGRIARSIAEGKGYASPYFADTGPTAWLTPVFPYLLAGVFKIFGIYTKASALVILSLDCLFAALTCIPVFFIALHTFGERAAPWAGWIWVFFPYSIRFSADFIWDTTLSVLLMAILFLVVLKLESVPRWWPWFGFGLLAGVTALTNPVTLAPMPFLALWILWRLYRKNQSWFVPGAAALLAVLIAVSPWFVRNYRTFHKFIPLRSGLAFEFYCGNNKDSWHWDPPGYHPSDNQTDWQEYQQLGEVNYMALKGREARAFIANHKALYAMQTLRRVVYIWTGFWSFSARYLAEEPFDPPNIFFCTLFSIFAFWGLRVLWRSAGAAAAMPYTIAFIFFPLVYYLTHPEDYYRRPLDSLMVALTAGAIASWRARRTRNSSSSSVSAA; encoded by the coding sequence ATGCTGAACCAACCAGCGCGCCGTCACCGGAAACTACTGCTGATGGTCGTTGCCGCGCTGGCAATTCGCCTCGTCGTGATGTCCTTCCTTTACCCCGGACACTTGAATCCCGCGCGCGACCACTGGAAATTCGCGGGCGAAACCGGCCGCATCGCGCGCTCCATCGCGGAAGGGAAGGGCTACGCCAGTCCGTATTTCGCCGACACTGGCCCGACCGCGTGGCTCACGCCCGTTTTTCCTTATCTGCTCGCCGGCGTTTTCAAGATTTTCGGCATCTATACGAAGGCTTCGGCGCTGGTCATCCTTTCGCTCGATTGCCTGTTCGCGGCGCTGACGTGCATTCCCGTGTTTTTCATCGCTCTGCACACGTTCGGCGAACGCGCCGCTCCGTGGGCCGGCTGGATTTGGGTTTTCTTTCCCTACTCGATCCGCTTTTCCGCCGATTTTATCTGGGATACGACGCTTTCCGTTCTGCTGATGGCCATTTTGTTTCTTGTCGTTTTGAAGCTCGAATCCGTGCCGCGCTGGTGGCCGTGGTTCGGCTTTGGCTTGCTCGCTGGAGTCACGGCGCTCACGAATCCCGTCACGCTTGCGCCCATGCCGTTCCTCGCGCTGTGGATTCTCTGGCGCCTGTATCGCAAAAATCAAAGCTGGTTCGTGCCCGGCGCCGCGGCGCTCCTTGCCGTGCTCATCGCTGTTTCGCCGTGGTTCGTGCGCAACTACCGCACATTCCATAAATTCATTCCGCTGCGCTCCGGCCTGGCCTTTGAATTTTATTGCGGCAATAACAAAGACAGTTGGCACTGGGATCCGCCCGGCTATCATCCTTCCGATAACCAAACGGACTGGCAGGAGTATCAGCAACTCGGCGAAGTAAATTACATGGCGCTCAAGGGACGCGAGGCCCGCGCGTTCATTGCGAACCACAAAGCGCTCTACGCGATGCAAACCTTGCGCCGCGTTGTCTACATCTGGACCGGCTTCTGGAGTTTCAGCGCGCGCTATCTCGCCGAGGAACCATTCGATCCGCCGAACATTTTCTTCTGCACCCTGTTTTCGATTTTCGCGTTTTGGGGTCTGCGCGTTCTCTGGCGTTCAGCTGGCGCTGCGGCTGCTATGCCGTACACTATCGCTTTCATTTTTTTCCCTCTCGTCTATTACCTCACCCATCCGGAAGATTATTACCGCCGCCCGCTCGATAGCCTCATGGTCGCTCTCACGGCGGGAGCCATCGCCTCCTGGCGCGCTCGCCGCACCCGCAATTCCTCGTCGTCCAGCGTTTCCGCTGCGTGA
- a CDS encoding DUF1761 family protein has protein sequence MTFLAYPVPAVSGSLALVAFSTGRIALAIVLSAFVASFTDWFFGGTLFHSKYMAYPEIWRQKPGDRAAENAAVAWAMILGLLTSAAFVCACLAFAISGYAHALEFAALIWLAVPLPLLITNALFIKMHPLTVVAHSLGWLARLVISGAAVGWLLS, from the coding sequence ATGACCTTCCTCGCGTACCCCGTTCCCGCCGTAAGCGGTAGCTTGGCGCTCGTCGCCTTCAGCACCGGCCGCATCGCGCTCGCGATTGTTCTTTCCGCATTTGTTGCTTCCTTCACGGATTGGTTTTTCGGCGGCACGCTTTTTCATAGCAAATACATGGCCTATCCGGAAATTTGGCGCCAGAAGCCCGGCGACCGCGCCGCCGAAAACGCCGCCGTCGCGTGGGCGATGATTCTCGGCCTGCTGACGTCCGCCGCCTTCGTCTGCGCCTGCCTCGCCTTTGCCATCTCCGGTTATGCGCACGCTCTCGAGTTCGCCGCGCTGATTTGGCTCGCCGTCCCCTTGCCGCTGCTCATCACCAACGCGCTTTTCATCAAGATGCATCCGCTCACCGTCGTCGCGCATTCCCTCGGCTGGCTCGCGCGTCTGGTGATCTCCGGCGCCGCCGTTGGCTGGCTGCTTTCCTGA